In Toxotes jaculatrix isolate fToxJac2 chromosome 11, fToxJac2.pri, whole genome shotgun sequence, a single genomic region encodes these proteins:
- the LOC121189725 gene encoding synapse differentiation-inducing gene protein 1, translated as MEGGGEEESRGEEAETSSKPGRASQRGGGGGGGCRQNGLINTHWLGVEPHEALLSVYSAPLYQGHVVVNAPPQQEHSGGPPQLLNPSALLPHQAVSDLHLRSAPGLLLCPESALRGWGEVGGGDCCETTFIEGLSPDTSSAARATTSTKEALLLADGKFLDFSGDDTKIHTLSYEIDDDDDEFQELESDYSSESESEDTFLLMPPRDHLGLSVFSMLCCFWPLGIAAFYLSHETNKAVSKGDFHLASSSSRRALFLAVLSITIGTGIYVGVAVALIAYLSKNHHW; from the exons atggagggaggaggagaggaagagagccgAGGAGAAGAGGCTGAAACCTCTTCCAAACCGGGAAGAGcctcacagagaggaggaggtggggggggcgGCTGCAGACAAAATGGCCTCATCAACACCCACTGGCTGGGGGTGGAGCCTCATGAGGCGCTGCTGTCAGTGTACTCAGCCCCTCTGTACCAGGGTCATGTGGTGGTGAACGCCCCCCCCCAACAGGAGCACAGCGGGGGTCCTCCCCAGCTCCTGAACCCCAGCGCTCTCCTCCCCCACCAGGCGGTGTCGGACCTCCACCTCAGGTCGGCCCCAGGCCTCCTCCTGTGCCCAGAGAGCGCCCTACGGGgatggggggaggtggggggaggcGACTGCTGCGAGACCACCTTCATCGAGGGGCTCAGTCCTGACACCTCCTCCGCCGCTCGTGCTACCACCTCCACAAAGGAGGCGCTGCTGTTGGCGGACGGGAAGTTTCTGGACTTTTCTGGGGACGACACAAAGATTCACACGCTGTCATACGAAATCGATGACGACGACGACGAGTTCCAGGAACTAGAG aGTGATTACTCCAGCGAATCAGAGAGTGAGGACACCTTCCTGTTGATGCCTCCCAGAGATCACCTGGGCCTCAGTGTCTTCTCCATGCTCTGCTGCTTCTGGCCACTCGGCATCGCAGCCTTCTACCTGTCGCATgag ACTAATAAGGCGGTGTCTAAAGGAGACTTCCACCTGGCCAGCTCCAGTTCAAGGCGTGCTCTCTTCCTGGCCGTGCTGTCAATCACCATCGGGACAGGTATCTATGTGGGCGTGGCCGTGGCGCTGATAGCTTACCTTTCCAAGAACCATCACTGGTAG
- the LOC121189387 gene encoding oocyte zinc finger protein XlCOF6-like isoform X3, whose translation MSPCVQQLLFSVMEEFTMSAKTEIRQRLKPGASQTQVSPPQTQEELLAVIRSLCDALLQELRRLLEEKQEQEACKHFILPKSLPDPADVSSDRSSQTPPRQDSAPPAAEADAQVDVKSRSEQSPAAGGRRTFSCSVCGKGFSARSSVRVHQLTVHSKQRPFRCSHCGKQFGTRSQLRTHQKASGLPLACSACGETLAASCSLRRHRLTCQRTDRKFRCADCGKEFSKHSYLSAHQKVHLKDKPFKCPICEKGFTTRRSVHVHQQTVHRGLKPFTCSVCRKTFSQQSGLRAHLRTHTGERPHTCEQCGNSFSSRSSLSVHRRVHTGEKAFSCDTCGKSFSVSANLCRHRLVHSGLRAFSCDVCGRSFTQAGHLKAHRAVHSGGWAFICNACGKGFRQRGALLLHERSHSGIKPYRCSDCGKNFSSSTSLKRHRLTHSALRAHTCDACGKSFTSARVLKTHLQLHGGSKRFSCDVCGRGYSSLSYLKTHRRSHSEGKPFACAQCDKTFSTQASVTLHQRTHSGEKPFVCEVCGKNFSVSQNLVRHKRIHSGEKPFECSICGKRFSQNNNLKTHQLVHTGQKPFSCPSCSRSFSSRRSLREHRGGNS comes from the exons atgtcgccgtgtgttcagcagctgctgttttccgTCATGGAGGAATTTACGATGAGCGCGAAGACGGAAATCCGCCAGAGACTGAAACCCGGAGCCTCACAGACCCAGGTCAGTCCACCACAGACCCAG gaggagctgctggctgTCATCAGGAGTTTGTGTGATgctctgctgcaggagctgaggaggctgctggaggagaagcaggagcaGGAAGCCTGCAAACACTTCATCCTTCCTAAGTCGCTTCCTGACCCGGCTGATGTCTCCTCGGACAGGTCGTCCCAGACTCCACCTCGGCAGGACTCCGCCCCCCCTGCAGCAGAGGCAGACGCTCAGGTGGATGTGAAAAGCCGATCGGAGCAGAGTCCTGCGGCCGGCGGCAGACGGACCTTCAGCTGCAGCGTCTGCGGTAAAGGCTTCTCTGCCCGCAGCAGCGTCAGAGTCCATCAGCTCACCGTCCACAGCAAGCAGCGGCCGTTCAGGTGTTCGCACTGCGGGAAGCAGTTCGGCACCCGCAGCCAGCTCCGGACGCACCAGAAGGCCAGCGGCCTCCCGCTCGCATGTTCGGCCTGCGGAGAGACGCTGGCGGCGAGTTGCAGCCTCAGAAGACACAGGCTGACCtgtcagaggacagacaggaagttcAGGTGTGCAGACTGTGGGAAAGAGTTCTCCAAACACAGTTACCTGTCTGCTCATCAGAAAGTCCACCTGAAGGACAAACCGTTTAAATGTCCGATCTGTGAGAAAGGATTCACAACGCGCCGCAGTGTCCACGTCCACCAGCAGACTGTCCACAGAGGACTGAAGCCTTTCACCTGCAGCGTCTGCAGGAAGACGTTCAGCCAGCAGAGCGGTCTCAGAGCGCACCTGAGGACGCACACAGGTGAGCGGCCCCACACCTGCGAGCAGTGCGGGAACAGCTTCTCCAGCAGGAGCAGTCTGTCGGTCCACCGCCGTGTCCACACCGGAGAGAAGGCCTTTAGCTGCGACACCTGCGGGAAGAGCTTCAGCGTGTCGGCCAACCTGTGCCGGCACCGCCTCGTGCACTCAGGCCTCCGGGCCTTCAGCTGCGACGTGTGCGGCCGCAGCTTCACGCAGGCCGGGCACCTGAAGGCGCACCGCGCCGTGCACAGCGGAGGGTGGGCGTTCATTTGCAACGCCTGCGGGAAAGGCTTCAGACAGCGCGGCGCGCTGCTGCTGCACGAGAGGAGCCACAGCGGCATCAAACCGTACCGCTGCAGCGACTGCGGAAAGAACTTCTCCTCGTCCACATCACTGAAACGCCACCGGCTGACGCACAGCGCGCTGAGGGCTCACACCTGTGACGCGTGCGGGAAAAGCTTCACCAGCGCCCGGGTCCTGAAGACGCACCTGCAGCTGCACGGTGGCAGCAAACGCTTCTCCTGCGACGTGTGCGGCCGCGGCTACAGCTCGCTGAGCTACCTGAAGACGCACCGGCGCAGCCACTCGGAGGGGAAGCCGTTCGCCTGCGCTCAGTGCGACAAAACCTTCTCCACGCAGGCGAGTGTGACCCTGCACCAGCGCACACACAGCGGGGAGAAGCCGTTCGTCTGCGAGGTCTGCGGGAAAAACTTCAGCGTGTCGCAGAACCTCGTCAGACACAAACGCATCCACAGCGGAGAGAAGCCGTTCGAGTGCAGCATCTGTGGGAAGAGATTCAGTCAGAACAACAACCTGAAGACGCACCAGCTCGTTCACACGGGACAGAAACCCTTCAGCTGCCCGTCCTGCAGCCGGAGCTTCTCCTCCAGGAGGAGCCTCAGGGAGCACAG aggaggaaacagctga
- the LOC121189387 gene encoding oocyte zinc finger protein XlCOF6-like isoform X2 translates to MSPCVQQLLFSVMEEFTMSAKTEIRQRLKPGASQTQEELLAVIRSLCDALLQELRRLLEEKQEQEACKHFILPKSLPDPADVSSDRSSQTPPRQDSAPPAAEADAQVDVKSRSEQSPAAGGRRTFSCSVCGKGFSARSSVRVHQLTVHSKQRPFRCSHCGKQFGTRSQLRTHQKASGLPLACSACGETLAASCSLRRHRLTCQRTDRKFRCADCGKEFSKHSYLSAHQKVHLKDKPFKCPICEKGFTTRRSVHVHQQTVHRGLKPFTCSVCRKTFSQQSGLRAHLRTHTGERPHTCEQCGNSFSSRSSLSVHRRVHTGEKAFSCDTCGKSFSVSANLCRHRLVHSGLRAFSCDVCGRSFTQAGHLKAHRAVHSGGWAFICNACGKGFRQRGALLLHERSHSGIKPYRCSDCGKNFSSSTSLKRHRLTHSALRAHTCDACGKSFTSARVLKTHLQLHGGSKRFSCDVCGRGYSSLSYLKTHRRSHSEGKPFACAQCDKTFSTQASVTLHQRTHSGEKPFVCEVCGKNFSVSQNLVRHKRIHSGEKPFECSICGKRFSQNNNLKTHQLVHTGQKPFSCPSCSRSFSSRRSLREHRCVSAEGGAGLKLPG, encoded by the exons atgtcgccgtgtgttcagcagctgctgttttccgTCATGGAGGAATTTACGATGAGCGCGAAGACGGAAATCCGCCAGAGACTGAAACCCGGAGCCTCACAGACCCAG gaggagctgctggctgTCATCAGGAGTTTGTGTGATgctctgctgcaggagctgaggaggctgctggaggagaagcaggagcaGGAAGCCTGCAAACACTTCATCCTTCCTAAGTCGCTTCCTGACCCGGCTGATGTCTCCTCGGACAGGTCGTCCCAGACTCCACCTCGGCAGGACTCCGCCCCCCCTGCAGCAGAGGCAGACGCTCAGGTGGATGTGAAAAGCCGATCGGAGCAGAGTCCTGCGGCCGGCGGCAGACGGACCTTCAGCTGCAGCGTCTGCGGTAAAGGCTTCTCTGCCCGCAGCAGCGTCAGAGTCCATCAGCTCACCGTCCACAGCAAGCAGCGGCCGTTCAGGTGTTCGCACTGCGGGAAGCAGTTCGGCACCCGCAGCCAGCTCCGGACGCACCAGAAGGCCAGCGGCCTCCCGCTCGCATGTTCGGCCTGCGGAGAGACGCTGGCGGCGAGTTGCAGCCTCAGAAGACACAGGCTGACCtgtcagaggacagacaggaagttcAGGTGTGCAGACTGTGGGAAAGAGTTCTCCAAACACAGTTACCTGTCTGCTCATCAGAAAGTCCACCTGAAGGACAAACCGTTTAAATGTCCGATCTGTGAGAAAGGATTCACAACGCGCCGCAGTGTCCACGTCCACCAGCAGACTGTCCACAGAGGACTGAAGCCTTTCACCTGCAGCGTCTGCAGGAAGACGTTCAGCCAGCAGAGCGGTCTCAGAGCGCACCTGAGGACGCACACAGGTGAGCGGCCCCACACCTGCGAGCAGTGCGGGAACAGCTTCTCCAGCAGGAGCAGTCTGTCGGTCCACCGCCGTGTCCACACCGGAGAGAAGGCCTTTAGCTGCGACACCTGCGGGAAGAGCTTCAGCGTGTCGGCCAACCTGTGCCGGCACCGCCTCGTGCACTCAGGCCTCCGGGCCTTCAGCTGCGACGTGTGCGGCCGCAGCTTCACGCAGGCCGGGCACCTGAAGGCGCACCGCGCCGTGCACAGCGGAGGGTGGGCGTTCATTTGCAACGCCTGCGGGAAAGGCTTCAGACAGCGCGGCGCGCTGCTGCTGCACGAGAGGAGCCACAGCGGCATCAAACCGTACCGCTGCAGCGACTGCGGAAAGAACTTCTCCTCGTCCACATCACTGAAACGCCACCGGCTGACGCACAGCGCGCTGAGGGCTCACACCTGTGACGCGTGCGGGAAAAGCTTCACCAGCGCCCGGGTCCTGAAGACGCACCTGCAGCTGCACGGTGGCAGCAAACGCTTCTCCTGCGACGTGTGCGGCCGCGGCTACAGCTCGCTGAGCTACCTGAAGACGCACCGGCGCAGCCACTCGGAGGGGAAGCCGTTCGCCTGCGCTCAGTGCGACAAAACCTTCTCCACGCAGGCGAGTGTGACCCTGCACCAGCGCACACACAGCGGGGAGAAGCCGTTCGTCTGCGAGGTCTGCGGGAAAAACTTCAGCGTGTCGCAGAACCTCGTCAGACACAAACGCATCCACAGCGGAGAGAAGCCGTTCGAGTGCAGCATCTGTGGGAAGAGATTCAGTCAGAACAACAACCTGAAGACGCACCAGCTCGTTCACACGGGACAGAAACCCTTCAGCTGCCCGTCCTGCAGCCGGAGCTTCTCCTCCAGGAGGAGCCTCAGGGAGCACAGGTGTGTCTCTGCTGAGGGAGGGGCGGGGTTAAAGTTACCTGGTTAG
- the LOC121189511 gene encoding cystatin-F yields the protein MELKMLLLVSLLAALELSSVAGSHRGSMPGSPLNISRDDRGLQQVVLAATYSFNNQSNDAFLFKPSTIHSAQRQIVKGIRYSGDLDISRTVCRKRDQNKDLSKCDFQPKGRLHQTFQCHFEVWVVPWENQTKIQVFLCKP from the exons ATGGAGCTGAAGATGCTGTTGCTCGTCTCTCTGCTCGCCGCTCTGG AGCTGAGCTCAGTGGCGGGCAGCCATCGTGGCTCCATGCCCGGCTCGCCGCTGAACATCAGCCGGGACGACCGCGGCCTCCAGCAGGTTGTCCTCGCCGCCACCTACTCCTTCAACAACCAGTCAAACGACGCCTTCCTCTTCAAACCCTCCACCATCCACAGTGCACAGCGACAG atTGTTAAAGGGATTCGATACAGCGGAGATTTGGACATTTCCAGAACCGTCTGTCGCAAACGAGACCAAAACAAGGACCTGTCCAAGTGTGACTTCCAGCCTAAAGGTCGCCTGCACCAG ACGTTTCAGTGTCACTTTGAGGTTTGGGTGGTTCCCTGGGAAAATCAGACcaagattcaggtcttcctgtGTAAACCCTGA
- the LOC121189387 gene encoding oocyte zinc finger protein XlCOF6-like isoform X1 yields the protein MSPCVQQLLFSVMEEFTMSAKTEIRQRLKPGASQTQVSPPQTQEELLAVIRSLCDALLQELRRLLEEKQEQEACKHFILPKSLPDPADVSSDRSSQTPPRQDSAPPAAEADAQVDVKSRSEQSPAAGGRRTFSCSVCGKGFSARSSVRVHQLTVHSKQRPFRCSHCGKQFGTRSQLRTHQKASGLPLACSACGETLAASCSLRRHRLTCQRTDRKFRCADCGKEFSKHSYLSAHQKVHLKDKPFKCPICEKGFTTRRSVHVHQQTVHRGLKPFTCSVCRKTFSQQSGLRAHLRTHTGERPHTCEQCGNSFSSRSSLSVHRRVHTGEKAFSCDTCGKSFSVSANLCRHRLVHSGLRAFSCDVCGRSFTQAGHLKAHRAVHSGGWAFICNACGKGFRQRGALLLHERSHSGIKPYRCSDCGKNFSSSTSLKRHRLTHSALRAHTCDACGKSFTSARVLKTHLQLHGGSKRFSCDVCGRGYSSLSYLKTHRRSHSEGKPFACAQCDKTFSTQASVTLHQRTHSGEKPFVCEVCGKNFSVSQNLVRHKRIHSGEKPFECSICGKRFSQNNNLKTHQLVHTGQKPFSCPSCSRSFSSRRSLREHRCVSAEGGAGLKLPG from the exons atgtcgccgtgtgttcagcagctgctgttttccgTCATGGAGGAATTTACGATGAGCGCGAAGACGGAAATCCGCCAGAGACTGAAACCCGGAGCCTCACAGACCCAGGTCAGTCCACCACAGACCCAG gaggagctgctggctgTCATCAGGAGTTTGTGTGATgctctgctgcaggagctgaggaggctgctggaggagaagcaggagcaGGAAGCCTGCAAACACTTCATCCTTCCTAAGTCGCTTCCTGACCCGGCTGATGTCTCCTCGGACAGGTCGTCCCAGACTCCACCTCGGCAGGACTCCGCCCCCCCTGCAGCAGAGGCAGACGCTCAGGTGGATGTGAAAAGCCGATCGGAGCAGAGTCCTGCGGCCGGCGGCAGACGGACCTTCAGCTGCAGCGTCTGCGGTAAAGGCTTCTCTGCCCGCAGCAGCGTCAGAGTCCATCAGCTCACCGTCCACAGCAAGCAGCGGCCGTTCAGGTGTTCGCACTGCGGGAAGCAGTTCGGCACCCGCAGCCAGCTCCGGACGCACCAGAAGGCCAGCGGCCTCCCGCTCGCATGTTCGGCCTGCGGAGAGACGCTGGCGGCGAGTTGCAGCCTCAGAAGACACAGGCTGACCtgtcagaggacagacaggaagttcAGGTGTGCAGACTGTGGGAAAGAGTTCTCCAAACACAGTTACCTGTCTGCTCATCAGAAAGTCCACCTGAAGGACAAACCGTTTAAATGTCCGATCTGTGAGAAAGGATTCACAACGCGCCGCAGTGTCCACGTCCACCAGCAGACTGTCCACAGAGGACTGAAGCCTTTCACCTGCAGCGTCTGCAGGAAGACGTTCAGCCAGCAGAGCGGTCTCAGAGCGCACCTGAGGACGCACACAGGTGAGCGGCCCCACACCTGCGAGCAGTGCGGGAACAGCTTCTCCAGCAGGAGCAGTCTGTCGGTCCACCGCCGTGTCCACACCGGAGAGAAGGCCTTTAGCTGCGACACCTGCGGGAAGAGCTTCAGCGTGTCGGCCAACCTGTGCCGGCACCGCCTCGTGCACTCAGGCCTCCGGGCCTTCAGCTGCGACGTGTGCGGCCGCAGCTTCACGCAGGCCGGGCACCTGAAGGCGCACCGCGCCGTGCACAGCGGAGGGTGGGCGTTCATTTGCAACGCCTGCGGGAAAGGCTTCAGACAGCGCGGCGCGCTGCTGCTGCACGAGAGGAGCCACAGCGGCATCAAACCGTACCGCTGCAGCGACTGCGGAAAGAACTTCTCCTCGTCCACATCACTGAAACGCCACCGGCTGACGCACAGCGCGCTGAGGGCTCACACCTGTGACGCGTGCGGGAAAAGCTTCACCAGCGCCCGGGTCCTGAAGACGCACCTGCAGCTGCACGGTGGCAGCAAACGCTTCTCCTGCGACGTGTGCGGCCGCGGCTACAGCTCGCTGAGCTACCTGAAGACGCACCGGCGCAGCCACTCGGAGGGGAAGCCGTTCGCCTGCGCTCAGTGCGACAAAACCTTCTCCACGCAGGCGAGTGTGACCCTGCACCAGCGCACACACAGCGGGGAGAAGCCGTTCGTCTGCGAGGTCTGCGGGAAAAACTTCAGCGTGTCGCAGAACCTCGTCAGACACAAACGCATCCACAGCGGAGAGAAGCCGTTCGAGTGCAGCATCTGTGGGAAGAGATTCAGTCAGAACAACAACCTGAAGACGCACCAGCTCGTTCACACGGGACAGAAACCCTTCAGCTGCCCGTCCTGCAGCCGGAGCTTCTCCTCCAGGAGGAGCCTCAGGGAGCACAGGTGTGTCTCTGCTGAGGGAGGGGCGGGGTTAAAGTTACCTGGTTAG
- the LOC121189509 gene encoding adipocyte plasma membrane-associated protein codes for MNESEGLRFRRLHRPQVITDELPEHRYKGSGTYSGKVFQVTLFSLGAFLLLPLLVIILILESPIQPEVFSLKEPPLMKGCWEPNLKLREAQRLFEGQITGPESVANIGDVLFSGTADGKIVKLVGRRVHTVTRLGKLPCGSREEESSCGRPLGIRVGPNGTLFVADAYLGLFEVNPTTGEVTRLVAGGQVVAGRKLSFINDVAVTQDGKKVYFTDSSSRWQRRDYLHLIMEATADGRVLEYDTETRELTVVMENLRFPNGIQLLPDEESVLVAETTMARIRRVHVAGLNKGGMDTFMDNLPGFPDNIRPSSTGGYWVAMSAVRPNPGFSMLDFLSQRPWIKKLIFKLFSQEVLMKFIPRYSLVAELRDGGICTRSFHDPNGLVAAYVSEVHEHDGSLYLGSFHSPYIAKLDLHKV; via the exons ATGAACGAGTCGGAGGGGCTCCGGTTCCGGCGGCTGCACAGACCGCAGGTCATCACTGACGAGCTGCCCGAGCATCGATACAAGGGATCCGG caCCTACAGCGGGAAGGTGTTTCAGGTGACTCTGTTCTCTCTGGGCgcttttctgcttcttcctctcctggtcatcatcctcatcctggAGTCTCCCATCCAGCCTGAAGTCTTCAG tctgaaggAGCCTCCGCTGATGAAGGGCTGCTGGGAGCCGAACCTGAAGCTGAGAGAAGCTCAGAGATTGTTTGAAGGCCAGATAACGGGACCGGAGTCCGTCGCCAACATCGGAG ATGTTTTGTTCTCTGGAACAGCTGACGGGAAAATCGTGAAGCTCGTTGGCCGAAGAGTCCACACGGTGACGAGACTCGGGAAGCTGCCCTGCG GCTCCAGAGAGGAGGAGTCCAGCTGTGGGAGACCTCTGGGGATCCGAGTCGGACCCAACGGGACTCTGTTTGTAGCGGATGCTTACCTGGGCCTGTTCGAGGTCAATCCCACCACAGGTGAGGTGACCAGGCTGGTGGCGGGCGGGCAGGTGGTCGCCGGCAGGAAGTTGTCATTCATTAACGACGTGGCGGTGACACAGGATGGGAAGAAGGTGTACTTCACTGACTCCAGCAGCAGGTGGCAGCGCAGAGATTACCTGCACCTCATCATGGAGGCCACCGCCGACGGACG AGTGTTGGAGTACGACACGGAGACCAGAGAGCTGACGGTGGTGATGGAAAACCTTCGATTCCCCAACGGGATCCAGCTGCTGCCCGATGAGGAGTCGGTGCTGGTGGCAGAGACCACCATGGCCCGGATCCGCAG aGTCCATGTGGCCGGTCTAAATAAAGGTGGGATGGACACGTTCATGGACAATCTGCCTGGTTTTCCTGACAACATCCGTCCAAGTTCGACCGGAGGTTACTGGGTGGCCATGTCTGCGGTGCGGCCGAACCCCGGCTTCTCCATGTTGGACTTCCTGTCCCAGAGACCCTGGATTAAGAAACTCATCTTCAAG CTCTTCAGTCAGGAGGTGCTGATGAAGTTCATCCCTCGGTACAGTTTGGTGGCGGAGCTCCGTGATGGTGGCATCTGCACACGGAGCTTCCACGACCCCAATGGCCTGGTGGCGGCCTACGTCAGCGAGGTCCACGAGCACGATGGGAGCCTGTACCTGGGCTCCTTCCACTCGCCGTACATCGCCAAACTCGACCTGCACAAGGTGTAA